The following DNA comes from Arthrobacter sp. SLBN-83.
GGCGGCGGCGACCACCGGCTCCAGCAGGAGCTGCTGCTCGGCATGGGCGGGGTCAAGGCCCTGCGCGCCTTCCAGAAACTGACCGGCTGCGCGGCCCCGGAAGTGTTCCACACCAACGAGGGTCACGCCGGGTTCCTGGGCATCGAGCGCATCCAGGAACTGATGTCCGGCGAGCAGGCACTGACGTTCGACGAAGCACTGGCCGCCGGACGCGCCTCAACGGTGTTCACCACCCACACGCCGGTTCCGGCCGGCATCGACCGGTTCGAAATCAACCAGATCAGCCACTTCTTCCAGGCCGGGCTGGCCCCCGCGGTGCCGGTGGACCGGATCCTGGAACTCGGCCGGGAAAACTACGCGGACGGAAACCCCTCCGTCTTCAACATGGCCGTCATGGGCCTGCGCCTGGCCCAGCGCGCCAACGGCGTGGCCAAGCTGCACGGCGAAGTGTCCCGCGGCATGTTCTCCGCACTGTGGCCGGGCTTCGACCACTCGGAGGTGCCCATCACCTCCGTGACCAACGGGGTCCACGTGCCCACGTGGGTGGACAGCCGCATCTCCAAGCTGGCCCGCGACCAGTTTGGCAGCGAGGCGGAAGCCCTGGGCAAGTGGGACCTCGCCTACAACGTCAGCGACGCCGACGTCTGGGCCCTGCGCCGGGAACTGCGGGCGGCCCTGGTGGAGGACGTCCGGCGCAGGCTGCGTGCCGCGTGGAAGAAGCGCGGCGCCGCCGACGCTGAGCTGGGCTGGACGGACAACGTCCTGGACCCGGACGTGCTCACCATCGGGTTTGCCCGCCGCGTGCCCACCTACAAGCGCCTCACCCTGATGCTGCGCGAACCTGCCCGGCTCAAGGCACTGCTCCTGCACAAGGAACACCCCATCCAGCTGGTCATCGCCGGCAAGTCCCACCCCGCCGATGACGCCGGCAAGAAGATGATCCAGGACCTGGTGCGTTTCTCGGATGATCCCGAAATCAGGCACCGGATCGCATTCCTGCCCAACTACGACATCGCCATGGCCAGGACCCTGTTTCCCGGATGCGACGTCTGGCTGAACAACCCGCTGCGGCCTTTGGAAGCCTGCGGTACGTCCGGCATGAAGGCAGCACTGAACGGGTCCCTGAACCTGTCCGTCCTGGATGGCTGGTGGGACGAGATGTACGACGGCGAGAACGGCTGGGCCATCCCCACCGCCAACAACGACGCCTCGCCGGAGGAACGTGACGACATCGAGGCCGCGGCGCTGTACGAGTTGCTGGAAACGCAGGTGGCTCCGCGCTTCTACGGGAGCACGGTCTCCGAGGGCGCCGGCGCTGCGGGGCCGTCGACCACCAGGAGCGAAACGGTGCCCACCCACTGGGTGTCCATGATCAAGCACACCCTGTCCCACCTAGGGCCGCAGGTCTCGGCTGAGCGCATGCTCCGGGACTACGTGAACACCCTGTACCGTCCCGCCGCGGATGCGGGCCGCAGCGCCACCGCCAACTCCTACGCCCAGGCGCGGGCACTGGCGTCCTGGTCGGCGAAGGTTCGCGGCGCGTGGCCGCAGGTGCATGTGGAGCATGTGGATTCCGTGGGCGTGTCCGAGGATCCGCAGATCGGCGACACCCTGCAGGTCAACGCCTACGTGGCCCTGAACGCGCTCACCCCGGACGATGTCTGCGTGGAGGTGGCCTACGGGCGGGCGGAAGAGAACGACGCCCTGGCGGACATCACCATGATGGAGCTGCAGGTGAAGGAGGACCTGGGCAACGGGCGCCACCTTTTCAGCGGTTCCCTGGTGATCGACCGCTCCGGGCCCTTCGGCTACACCGTCCGGGTCCTGCCGCGGCATGAGGCCCTGGCGTCCAAGGCCGAGCTGGGACTGATCGTCAACGCTTAGCCCCCGGGTCTGATGGGTACGGTTCCTGGCAGGCAGGCCAGGAACCCAACCAGGAG
Coding sequences within:
- the glgP gene encoding alpha-glucan family phosphorylase; translation: MKAIRRFTVRTVLPEPIRPLARLASNLRWSWHRPTRELFAALNPRLWEESGQDPIGFLGMVSREEFQQLAADQSVVERVRAAEKDLDRYLEEPRWYQGLGPDAPAAIAYFSPEFGITEVLPQYSGGLGILAGDHLKAASDLGVPLIGVGLLYQAGYFKQSLSRDAWQQETYPVLDPDGLPLTLLREPSPDGNGKALEISLPLPNGRRLLAHIWRADVGRVPLLLLDSNVPGNDDAARSITDRLYGGGGDHRLQQELLLGMGGVKALRAFQKLTGCAAPEVFHTNEGHAGFLGIERIQELMSGEQALTFDEALAAGRASTVFTTHTPVPAGIDRFEINQISHFFQAGLAPAVPVDRILELGRENYADGNPSVFNMAVMGLRLAQRANGVAKLHGEVSRGMFSALWPGFDHSEVPITSVTNGVHVPTWVDSRISKLARDQFGSEAEALGKWDLAYNVSDADVWALRRELRAALVEDVRRRLRAAWKKRGAADAELGWTDNVLDPDVLTIGFARRVPTYKRLTLMLREPARLKALLLHKEHPIQLVIAGKSHPADDAGKKMIQDLVRFSDDPEIRHRIAFLPNYDIAMARTLFPGCDVWLNNPLRPLEACGTSGMKAALNGSLNLSVLDGWWDEMYDGENGWAIPTANNDASPEERDDIEAAALYELLETQVAPRFYGSTVSEGAGAAGPSTTRSETVPTHWVSMIKHTLSHLGPQVSAERMLRDYVNTLYRPAADAGRSATANSYAQARALASWSAKVRGAWPQVHVEHVDSVGVSEDPQIGDTLQVNAYVALNALTPDDVCVEVAYGRAEENDALADITMMELQVKEDLGNGRHLFSGSLVIDRSGPFGYTVRVLPRHEALASKAELGLIVNA